A section of the Struthio camelus isolate bStrCam1 chromosome 18, bStrCam1.hap1, whole genome shotgun sequence genome encodes:
- the LOC104146918 gene encoding T-cell-interacting, activating receptor on myeloid cells protein 1 isoform X4 has product MHSPAEGNRDILWPVQPSQPCTESAETQAVGQEVACDDQGLPGHSKKPPSCKGTDSVPPRQPFLLSKPCLSQGQREPRGTAMLPVTHILAFGAWLVVQSMAATSGPNVTIYLQPPGVIPLGGSATIHCECQYNGGSFVLYRNGQQFHTWKPHGSRVNFSISNATQSFSGPYSCHYLHGDDGAVLARSDTLEVLVQELQGPKPVLSILPGHEVAAGSGVLLQCTFQYANAGCFLYLEGRTGAVRYFPEREAKFHLSQVVKGDGGRYSCQCYIKETPPKWFSTSEYLELVVRDPGLARPSLFLEPRGHVRPGTNATLLCTGVGQSAQVYFWMDRKMIKKTETKGNVATFVLPHVMGHHGGTYACTYHSRKQPYLSSELSNTVWLVVADYTWGNTVRLALGAGILILLGLIVAEAMHSHRPTLGHLGTL; this is encoded by the exons ATGCACAGTCCGGCGGAGGGTAACCGGGACATTCTTTGGCCAGTTCAACCATCCCAGCCCTGCACTGAGTCTGCAGAAACACAAGCTGTGGGGCAGGAAGTGGCTTGTGACGATCAAGGCTTGCCGGGACACAGCAAGAAGCCGCCCAGCTGCAAGGGAACAGACTCAGTGCCTCCCCGGCAACCCTTCCTCCTGAGCAAGCCCTGCTTGAGCCAGGGACAGAGGGAGCCAAGAGGGACTGCGATGCTGCCTGTGACCCACATCCTAGCCTTTG GAGCTTGGCTGGTGGTGCAGAGCATGGCTGCCACAA GTGGCCCTAATGTAACCATCTACCTGCAGCCACCTGGAGTGATCCCACTGGGAGGCTCTGCCACTATCCACTGTGAGTGCCAGTACAACGGTGGGAGCTTTGTGCTGTACAGGAATGGGCAGCAGTTCCACACTTGGAAGCCACATGGCAGCAGGGTCAATTTCTCCATCTCCAACGCCACCCAGAGTTTCTCGGGTCCCTATAGCTGCCATTACCTGCATGGAGATgatggggctgtgctggctcGCAGTGACACCCTGGAGGTTCTGGTGCAAG AGCTCCAGGGCCCCAAACCTGTCCTCTCCATCCTGCCTGGGCATGAGGTTGCTGCAGGGTCTGGTGTGCTACTCCAATGCACCTTCCAGTATGCCAATGCTGGCTGTTTCCTGTACCTGGAGGGCCGGACTGGGGCGGTCCGCTACTTCCCTGAGAGGGAAGCCAAGTTCCACCTCTCCCAGGTGGTGAAGGGTGATGGGGGCCGCTACAGCTGCCAATGCTACATCAAAGAGACCCCACCAAAATGGTTTAGCACCAGTGAGTACTTGGAGCTGGTTGTGAGAG ATCCTGGGCTAGCCAGGCCCAGTCTGTTCTTGGAGCCACGGGGCCATGTCCGACCAGGAACCAATGCCACCCTGTTGTGCACCGGTGTGGGCCAGAGTGCCCAGGTTTACTTCTGGATGGACAGGAAGATgataaagaagacagagacaaAGGGGAATGTGGCCACCTTTGTGCTGCCCCATGTGATGGGGCACCACGGGGGCACCTATGCCTGCACCTACCACTCCCGGAAGCAGCCTTACCTCTCATCAGAGCTCAGCAACACTGTCTGGCTGGTGGTGGCAG ATTATACGTGGGGCAACACTGTGCGCCTGGCCCTGGGTGCCGGGATCCTCATCCTGCTGGGGCTGATTGTGGCTGAGGCCATGCACAGCCATAGGCCCACACTGGGACACCTGGGTACCCTCTAG
- the LOC104146918 gene encoding T-cell-interacting, activating receptor on myeloid cells protein 1 isoform X2, which translates to MHSPAEGNRDILWPVQPSQPCTESAETQAVGQEVACDDQGLPGHSKKPPSCKGTDSVPPRQPFLLSKPCLSQGQREPRGTAMLPVTHILAFGAWLVVQSMAATKLQGPKPVLSILPGHEVAAGSGVLLQCTFQYANAGCFLYLEGRTGAVRYFPEREAKFHLSQVVKGDGGRYSCQCYIKETPPKWFSTSEYLELVVRESQLPRPSISVMPWDGAILGTPATILCKCPCQGTAMLLYKAGNISAWKRAQVVRNMATFTIARVDQEDGGTYICRYGNESDPSNLSQPSHSVELLVKDPGLARPSLFLEPRGHVRPGTNATLLCTGVGQSAQVYFWMDRKMIKKTETKGNVATFVLPHVMGHHGGTYACTYHSRKQPYLSSELSNTVWLVVADYTWGNTVRLALGAGILILLGLIVAEAMHSHRPTLGHLGTL; encoded by the exons ATGCACAGTCCGGCGGAGGGTAACCGGGACATTCTTTGGCCAGTTCAACCATCCCAGCCCTGCACTGAGTCTGCAGAAACACAAGCTGTGGGGCAGGAAGTGGCTTGTGACGATCAAGGCTTGCCGGGACACAGCAAGAAGCCGCCCAGCTGCAAGGGAACAGACTCAGTGCCTCCCCGGCAACCCTTCCTCCTGAGCAAGCCCTGCTTGAGCCAGGGACAGAGGGAGCCAAGAGGGACTGCGATGCTGCCTGTGACCCACATCCTAGCCTTTG GAGCTTGGCTGGTGGTGCAGAGCATGGCTGCCACAA AGCTCCAGGGCCCCAAACCTGTCCTCTCCATCCTGCCTGGGCATGAGGTTGCTGCAGGGTCTGGTGTGCTACTCCAATGCACCTTCCAGTATGCCAATGCTGGCTGTTTCCTGTACCTGGAGGGCCGGACTGGGGCGGTCCGCTACTTCCCTGAGAGGGAAGCCAAGTTCCACCTCTCCCAGGTGGTGAAGGGTGATGGGGGCCGCTACAGCTGCCAATGCTACATCAAAGAGACCCCACCAAAATGGTTTAGCACCAGTGAGTACTTGGAGCTGGTTGTGAGAG AGTCACAGCTTCCCAGACCCTCTATCTCTGTGATGCCCTGGGATGGAGCCATCCTAGGGACACCGGCCACAATTCTCTGCAAGTGTCCCTGCCAGGGGACAGCCATGCTGCTGTACAAGGCTGGCAACATCAGCGCCTGGAAAAGAGCCCAGGTGGTCAGGAACATGGCAACATTCACCATCGCCCGTGTAGACCAGGAAGATGGGGGTACCTACATCTGCCGCTATGGGAATGAGTCCGACCCCAGCAACTTGTCACAGCCCAGCCACTCTGTAGAGCTGCTGGTGAAAG ATCCTGGGCTAGCCAGGCCCAGTCTGTTCTTGGAGCCACGGGGCCATGTCCGACCAGGAACCAATGCCACCCTGTTGTGCACCGGTGTGGGCCAGAGTGCCCAGGTTTACTTCTGGATGGACAGGAAGATgataaagaagacagagacaaAGGGGAATGTGGCCACCTTTGTGCTGCCCCATGTGATGGGGCACCACGGGGGCACCTATGCCTGCACCTACCACTCCCGGAAGCAGCCTTACCTCTCATCAGAGCTCAGCAACACTGTCTGGCTGGTGGTGGCAG ATTATACGTGGGGCAACACTGTGCGCCTGGCCCTGGGTGCCGGGATCCTCATCCTGCTGGGGCTGATTGTGGCTGAGGCCATGCACAGCCATAGGCCCACACTGGGACACCTGGGTACCCTCTAG
- the LOC104146918 gene encoding T-cell-interacting, activating receptor on myeloid cells protein 1 isoform X3: MHSPAEGNRDILWPVQPSQPCTESAETQAVGQEVACDDQGLPGHSKKPPSCKGTDSVPPRQPFLLSKPCLSQGQREPRGTAMLPVTHILAFGAWLVVQSMAATSGPNVTIYLQPPGVIPLGGSATIHCECQYNGGSFVLYRNGQQFHTWKPHGSRVNFSISNATQSFSGPYSCHYLHGDDGAVLARSDTLEVLVQESQLPRPSISVMPWDGAILGTPATILCKCPCQGTAMLLYKAGNISAWKRAQVVRNMATFTIARVDQEDGGTYICRYGNESDPSNLSQPSHSVELLVKDPGLARPSLFLEPRGHVRPGTNATLLCTGVGQSAQVYFWMDRKMIKKTETKGNVATFVLPHVMGHHGGTYACTYHSRKQPYLSSELSNTVWLVVADYTWGNTVRLALGAGILILLGLIVAEAMHSHRPTLGHLGTL, from the exons ATGCACAGTCCGGCGGAGGGTAACCGGGACATTCTTTGGCCAGTTCAACCATCCCAGCCCTGCACTGAGTCTGCAGAAACACAAGCTGTGGGGCAGGAAGTGGCTTGTGACGATCAAGGCTTGCCGGGACACAGCAAGAAGCCGCCCAGCTGCAAGGGAACAGACTCAGTGCCTCCCCGGCAACCCTTCCTCCTGAGCAAGCCCTGCTTGAGCCAGGGACAGAGGGAGCCAAGAGGGACTGCGATGCTGCCTGTGACCCACATCCTAGCCTTTG GAGCTTGGCTGGTGGTGCAGAGCATGGCTGCCACAA GTGGCCCTAATGTAACCATCTACCTGCAGCCACCTGGAGTGATCCCACTGGGAGGCTCTGCCACTATCCACTGTGAGTGCCAGTACAACGGTGGGAGCTTTGTGCTGTACAGGAATGGGCAGCAGTTCCACACTTGGAAGCCACATGGCAGCAGGGTCAATTTCTCCATCTCCAACGCCACCCAGAGTTTCTCGGGTCCCTATAGCTGCCATTACCTGCATGGAGATgatggggctgtgctggctcGCAGTGACACCCTGGAGGTTCTGGTGCAAG AGTCACAGCTTCCCAGACCCTCTATCTCTGTGATGCCCTGGGATGGAGCCATCCTAGGGACACCGGCCACAATTCTCTGCAAGTGTCCCTGCCAGGGGACAGCCATGCTGCTGTACAAGGCTGGCAACATCAGCGCCTGGAAAAGAGCCCAGGTGGTCAGGAACATGGCAACATTCACCATCGCCCGTGTAGACCAGGAAGATGGGGGTACCTACATCTGCCGCTATGGGAATGAGTCCGACCCCAGCAACTTGTCACAGCCCAGCCACTCTGTAGAGCTGCTGGTGAAAG ATCCTGGGCTAGCCAGGCCCAGTCTGTTCTTGGAGCCACGGGGCCATGTCCGACCAGGAACCAATGCCACCCTGTTGTGCACCGGTGTGGGCCAGAGTGCCCAGGTTTACTTCTGGATGGACAGGAAGATgataaagaagacagagacaaAGGGGAATGTGGCCACCTTTGTGCTGCCCCATGTGATGGGGCACCACGGGGGCACCTATGCCTGCACCTACCACTCCCGGAAGCAGCCTTACCTCTCATCAGAGCTCAGCAACACTGTCTGGCTGGTGGTGGCAG ATTATACGTGGGGCAACACTGTGCGCCTGGCCCTGGGTGCCGGGATCCTCATCCTGCTGGGGCTGATTGTGGCTGAGGCCATGCACAGCCATAGGCCCACACTGGGACACCTGGGTACCCTCTAG
- the LOC104146918 gene encoding leukocyte immunoglobulin-like receptor subfamily A member 2 isoform X1 — MHSPAEGNRDILWPVQPSQPCTESAETQAVGQEVACDDQGLPGHSKKPPSCKGTDSVPPRQPFLLSKPCLSQGQREPRGTAMLPVTHILAFGAWLVVQSMAATSGPNVTIYLQPPGVIPLGGSATIHCECQYNGGSFVLYRNGQQFHTWKPHGSRVNFSISNATQSFSGPYSCHYLHGDDGAVLARSDTLEVLVQELQGPKPVLSILPGHEVAAGSGVLLQCTFQYANAGCFLYLEGRTGAVRYFPEREAKFHLSQVVKGDGGRYSCQCYIKETPPKWFSTSEYLELVVRESQLPRPSISVMPWDGAILGTPATILCKCPCQGTAMLLYKAGNISAWKRAQVVRNMATFTIARVDQEDGGTYICRYGNESDPSNLSQPSHSVELLVKDPGLARPSLFLEPRGHVRPGTNATLLCTGVGQSAQVYFWMDRKMIKKTETKGNVATFVLPHVMGHHGGTYACTYHSRKQPYLSSELSNTVWLVVADYTWGNTVRLALGAGILILLGLIVAEAMHSHRPTLGHLGTL, encoded by the exons ATGCACAGTCCGGCGGAGGGTAACCGGGACATTCTTTGGCCAGTTCAACCATCCCAGCCCTGCACTGAGTCTGCAGAAACACAAGCTGTGGGGCAGGAAGTGGCTTGTGACGATCAAGGCTTGCCGGGACACAGCAAGAAGCCGCCCAGCTGCAAGGGAACAGACTCAGTGCCTCCCCGGCAACCCTTCCTCCTGAGCAAGCCCTGCTTGAGCCAGGGACAGAGGGAGCCAAGAGGGACTGCGATGCTGCCTGTGACCCACATCCTAGCCTTTG GAGCTTGGCTGGTGGTGCAGAGCATGGCTGCCACAA GTGGCCCTAATGTAACCATCTACCTGCAGCCACCTGGAGTGATCCCACTGGGAGGCTCTGCCACTATCCACTGTGAGTGCCAGTACAACGGTGGGAGCTTTGTGCTGTACAGGAATGGGCAGCAGTTCCACACTTGGAAGCCACATGGCAGCAGGGTCAATTTCTCCATCTCCAACGCCACCCAGAGTTTCTCGGGTCCCTATAGCTGCCATTACCTGCATGGAGATgatggggctgtgctggctcGCAGTGACACCCTGGAGGTTCTGGTGCAAG AGCTCCAGGGCCCCAAACCTGTCCTCTCCATCCTGCCTGGGCATGAGGTTGCTGCAGGGTCTGGTGTGCTACTCCAATGCACCTTCCAGTATGCCAATGCTGGCTGTTTCCTGTACCTGGAGGGCCGGACTGGGGCGGTCCGCTACTTCCCTGAGAGGGAAGCCAAGTTCCACCTCTCCCAGGTGGTGAAGGGTGATGGGGGCCGCTACAGCTGCCAATGCTACATCAAAGAGACCCCACCAAAATGGTTTAGCACCAGTGAGTACTTGGAGCTGGTTGTGAGAG AGTCACAGCTTCCCAGACCCTCTATCTCTGTGATGCCCTGGGATGGAGCCATCCTAGGGACACCGGCCACAATTCTCTGCAAGTGTCCCTGCCAGGGGACAGCCATGCTGCTGTACAAGGCTGGCAACATCAGCGCCTGGAAAAGAGCCCAGGTGGTCAGGAACATGGCAACATTCACCATCGCCCGTGTAGACCAGGAAGATGGGGGTACCTACATCTGCCGCTATGGGAATGAGTCCGACCCCAGCAACTTGTCACAGCCCAGCCACTCTGTAGAGCTGCTGGTGAAAG ATCCTGGGCTAGCCAGGCCCAGTCTGTTCTTGGAGCCACGGGGCCATGTCCGACCAGGAACCAATGCCACCCTGTTGTGCACCGGTGTGGGCCAGAGTGCCCAGGTTTACTTCTGGATGGACAGGAAGATgataaagaagacagagacaaAGGGGAATGTGGCCACCTTTGTGCTGCCCCATGTGATGGGGCACCACGGGGGCACCTATGCCTGCACCTACCACTCCCGGAAGCAGCCTTACCTCTCATCAGAGCTCAGCAACACTGTCTGGCTGGTGGTGGCAG ATTATACGTGGGGCAACACTGTGCGCCTGGCCCTGGGTGCCGGGATCCTCATCCTGCTGGGGCTGATTGTGGCTGAGGCCATGCACAGCCATAGGCCCACACTGGGACACCTGGGTACCCTCTAG